Genomic window (Deltaproteobacteria bacterium):
CAGGAAGGGCTTGTCGCGACGATGGCTGCGGCCGTGCAGGGCCCTGGCTACAAGTTCCTTGCCCGTTCCGGACTCGCCTGTGACCAGGACGTTGATGTCCGTGGGGGCGATCTTGTCGATGAGGGTGAAGACGGTTTTCATGACAGGGCTGGTTCCCACGATGGTCCCGAAGCGGTCGGTGATCCGGTCTCGGAGCCAGCGGTTTTCCTGGCGCAGCCGAGATGCCTCCAGGTTTCGGTCCACGGTCAGCATGAGATCGTCGAGATCGAAGGGCTTGCCGATGTAGTCCCTTGCCCCGCATTTCATGGCCGTTATGGCGCTCTGGGTCTCGGCATAGGCCGTGATCATGATCACCGGCAAATCGGGCCATTTTTCCCGGATCTCCTGGAGCAGGGTGAGGCCGCTTTCCTGGCCCAGGCGAAGGTCCAGCAGGGTCAGGTCCGGGGACTTGCTGGCCAAAAGGCTTTTGGCCCCGGTGCAATCGGCTGCGGACCAGACCTTGTGTCCTCTTCGGAACAGGGCGATCTCCAGAACCTCCCGCAGGCTGGCGTCGTCGTCGACGATCAGGATCGTGGCCATGTTCAGCCCGGATCAGTCCGGCTCGACCGCCTGGGTCTTGCGCCAGGTGTTTTCGTGCCCGCTTTTCAGCCGTTCGATGTTCTCCCCGTGGGCCCAGAAGACCAAGGCGAAAATGATCAGGGCTAGAGGGAGGTAGCCGAGGTTCAGGGAAACCAGGAGGAAAAGGGGCAGCAATCCGGTCAAGCAAAGAGAGCCCAGGGAGACGTAGCCGGAATAGTAAATGACCCCGAGACCGCAGGCCACGGCCAAGAGGGTCGAGATGGGTGCCAGGGCCAGGAAGATGCCGATGGTCGTGGCCACGCCCTTGCCTCCTTTCCCGTGAAGGAAGAAAGACTTCATGTGTCCGATGAGAACGGCGAGGCCTGTCAGGGTAACGAAGGTATGGGATTCGGACATGGCCGTGGCCACGAGCACCGGGAAGAAGCCCTTGGAGATGTCCAGGAGGAGAGTGGCCACTCCGTAGCGAAGGCCGCAGATTCTGGCAACGTTGGTGGCCCCGATATTCCCGCTGCCGGTCGTACGGGGGTCGACATGGCAGAGGGTTCGGGCAATGATGAGCCCGAAGGGCACGGCTCCGATGAGATAGCTGAGGATGAGCCAGAGGATGACGGTCATGAAGAAACTCCTTGGTCTTGAATCTTGCCTGGTTCGGAATCGATTCCGCTCTCACGGGTATGGCCTCCGTCGACGGCCTCTGCCGGGTCCAATTCCCTGGCCTCGGCCACCTTGATTTCGTTCCCAAGGGGGTCGACCCTGGCGAAACGCACGAGAAAGGATTGCCCCGGATGGACCTTGGTTCCGAACAATCCCTTGGGGGCGCGGAGGAAAAGCTGAAAGCCGGACAGGGAAAAGGTCGCCTGGGCGGGACTCGCATCGACGATGGTCACCGGCCACCAGTGATCCCGGCCCTGATTTCTGATGGCCAGAAATTTCCAGTATCTTGGGCGGGCCCTCTGGACCCTGGCCACGGCCTCGGCCCGGGAAACCAGGCCCGGCAGGCGTTCGTCGAGCTGACCTTTGGTCCACCGGGGCCGTCCATTGTCCAGCCAATGGAGAATCTGGGCCACGTTCATGAAATCCGAGTACCGGCGCAGCGGAGAGGTGATGGGCGCGTAGGCCGGGACGCCAATGGTGGCGTGTCGGCGGGGAGTCGTTTCGAGCAGGGATGGACCCATGGTCCGTACAATGCGGTAGATGTCCTCGGGGGACGACCAGACGCCGGGACTATCGGACGGCAGTCCGATGTTCTGGGTCCGAAACAAGAGGGGCAGACCCTGGTCATTGGCCCAGAACGCTATCTGGGCATTGGCCAGGATCATGAACTCGCTGACCAGATTCTGGGCCCGGACGTGTGGTTCCTTGATCTCCATCGAAATTTGAACTTCTTCGGGATAGCCGGAGACCCGGATTTCCGGCTCGTCCTGCAGTAGAACCACGGCACCCAGCGCGATGCGCCGGCGCTGCAGGATTTCGGTCAGGGCCGAGGCGGTATCGAGCCGGGGATCGCTCCCCGGTGAGGACAATGCCCGCTCCACGGCGGCGTAGGACAGGTTCTCCTCGATTCGGATGTTCGTGACCCTGGGAGTGAAGGCCGTCACCTCCCCTGAGAAGTTCAGATCCATCTCAAGGATCAGGGCCGGCCGATTTTGTCCGGCCCGCAGGCTGTAGACGTCCGTGCCCAAATTTTCGGGCAGGAGGTGGAGATCTCCTTCGGGGAAATAGAGAGACGAGAATCTGTGGGCCACGGCCCTGTCCAAATCGGAATCAAAGGGCCAGTGCCTAGCCGGGCAGGCCAAGATGAGCCGCAGATGGTACCCGGTATCGGTTTCGTGAATATCGAAGGCGTCGTCGATGTCCTTGGTACTCGGGCCGTCCACGCTGACGCCTGCGGTCTGGGCCGGGTCAGGACGGCTCGCCCGGTCGCGGATGCCGGCAATTTCTTCGGCGTGGGAAAGGGCCCAGGAGTCGGTCCCGTCGTACTGGGCCTGGTCCAGCGCATAGTTGTAGTGGGGGGGGACGAGTCCCCATGCCTCGGCCAGGATCACGGGCAGATACTCCAGTGTCGGAAGAGGAGCCACGAGTTTTTTCCAGACTGGAGGACCGTCAAGGGCCGAAGTCTGGCCGATACGTTCCATCAAAAGCTCGCGGAGCCTTTGGCCGACTTCCTCGGGGGGGGGCAGCGGAAGCGGCCGGCCGCGTTCGAAATACTCCCAAAGGGACTTGAACCAGGACTGGCCGACAGCCACCAGGCGTTCCTGTTCCAGCGCCTGGGCCAGCTCAGCCTCGCGTTGACGGACCTTTTCCTCGGAATAGATTTCGAAGAAAGGAGGGGCAAAGCGGAAATGGGTCTTGCTTTCCAGGAGTGAGCGCCCCAAGGCGGCCAACTGGTCGGGCTCCGGCTTGTCCCAGAGCAGGGTCGCCAGCCATTCCAGGGAAACCGTGTCCATTTCCCCCTGGGCCAGTTCCCACAATTCCATGGTGTCGATGGTCTCGGCGATCTTCTCTCGGGCGGAGTTGTGACGCTTGACGGCCAGGACCATTTCCTCCCGCGAGGCCGAGGTGGAGAAGGACGGCCCTGTCCAGGGTAGAATCCGGGCAAGAGGGAGTTTCATTTCCCGCTGATTGATGTTCAGCACCCTGAGCCGGGCGGCTTGGGCCTCCATGGTCCATGCTGTGACGGCCTGGTTGTTCTGGAGATACTCGACGATGCACCCCTGGGTCACAGGCACGGAGAATTCCTCGATCTTCATGGACGGGCGAGCGGCCTTAGTGCCTGAATGACCGTTGGCCGGTGAAGGTCATGGCCACCTGGGGGTCGGCCTGGTTCACGGCCTGGATGACCTCGAAATCTCGGATGGAGCCCCCGGGCTGGGCGATGGCCGTGACGCCCTGGGACACGGCCAGATCAACCCCGTCCCGGAACGGAAAAAACCCGTCGGAAACCAGGACCGAGCCGGGAATACCTCCGAAAGCCGAGGATGTTTCGTCTTCGATGTCCTGAAGGGACCGGTGCATGGCCTCGTCGTTTTCGGCCTGTTGCCGGAGCTGATAGATGGACAGGCCGTGACGCTCGAAGGCCAGGATATCGGCGAATTTTGTGTGGGCCTTGCGAATGGTAATGTCAACGCATCCGACCCGGTCCTGTTCACCGGTGCCGATGGCCACGGTGGCTCCGTCCCTGACAAAGATGACCGAGTTGGAGGTCACTCCGGCCTCCACGGCCCAGGCGAAGAGCAGGTCTTCGGCCTCGCGGGGGTCCGGAGACCGAGCAATGATTGTTTGTCCGTCCTTGTCGGCTCGGGCCGGCAGGAAGTCAGCCGGGGTCCTGATTCGATTCTGGAATGAAAACTGGGCGACAAGGCCTCCGTCGCACAGGGATTTGAGGTCCAGAAAAGGGGTCTCGGTCAGAAAGGAGAGGTCGGCCAGGTTGGGAATCTCCAGAATGCGGAGGTTTTTCTTGCGCTTCAGAATATCCAGGGCTCCGGCCTCGTAAGCAGGGGCGGCCACGACCTCGAGGTATTGGCTGGTCGCGAACTCTGCCCAGGATATCGTGATCGGGGAGTTGGTGACCACGGCCCCTCCGAAGGCGGCGATACGGTCGGCGAAAAAGGCCTTTCGAAGGGCCTCTTCCGGTCCCTCGTCAGACCAAGCCGCTCCGCAAGGGTTGTTATGCTTGAGGATGACCACGGCAGGTTTGGCCGCCAAGTATTGGAGAATGTTAATCCCGTTGTCCACGTCAGTCAGGTTGGTCTTGCCGGGGTGCTTGCCTGCCTGGAGCATGTGGGTTTCGCCAAGGGATGATACCAGGCCGGAACTGGGGCCCCGGAACGTTCGGCCAGCCAGGGTCAGGGTCCCACGTTTCAGTTCGTAGAGAGCGGCCGACTGGTCGGGATTCTCTCCATAGCGAAGTCCTTTGGTCTGTCCATCGATGTTCCAAGAGCGTTTTCGGAACACGAGAGTCTGGTCGCCCAGGGTGATGGTCAGGTCCTGGGGAAAGGGGTCGTCCTGGATGGTCTGATACATTTTTCGGAGATCGTTCATTGTGAATTCCGCACAAGGGCTTGTTGCCGGAGGGTCGGCGTTTTCGATCAAGGATTCGGGTTTGCGCTTTGGCAGCAAAGCATCTAGCATAGCCCCTCCCAGGGGGCAAATGAAAAGGCGGCCCCCGGAGCGCTGCTGGTATTGAGGGGATGAAGGGATGGAAAAGGCATTGGAGAAATTGGCCGAACAGCTCAACAGCCTGGACGAGGCCTCTCTGGTCAAGCTCTTCGACCGATACGAGGCCGTTGTCAGACAGTTTCGTCCCGGCCGGAACTGGGAGAGGGCCGTACTCGTCTTGTCCATGATTCAAGCCGTTCGGTGGAAAAATCAGCTTTTCAACCATCACTGGAAGGAATTACATGGTCCTTCGTCCGATGACCCACCAGAACCAGAGCCGGACCGGGAGCCGACCTCCCTTTCGGAGCAGGGTAAGGGTAGGGTGTTACGATTTCCTGGCACGTGACGATCGAAGAGCGTTAAACAAAGAGGGCCACCCGTGGGTGGCCCTCTTTGTTTTCGAAGCATTGAAACGGACGAAGTTAGTTCGCGTATCCGATGATCTCGGGAACGAGGAAGCCCATGATGCTCTGCAATTCCTGGGTCAGGGCCTGTTCGCGGCTGGTGGTCGTGGCGTCGAGGCGCTGCCGGCCCTGATAGGTGTTGATGTAGGCAAGATTGCCGTTTTGGTAGATTTTCAGCCTAAGTTGGCTT
Coding sequences:
- the plsY gene encoding glycerol-3-phosphate 1-O-acyltransferase; protein product: MTVILWLILSYLIGAVPFGLIIARTLCHVDPRTTGSGNIGATNVARICGLRYGVATLLLDISKGFFPVLVATAMSESHTFVTLTGLAVLIGHMKSFFLHGKGGKGVATTIGIFLALAPISTLLAVACGLGVIYYSGYVSLGSLCLTGLLPLFLLVSLNLGYLPLALIIFALVFWAHGENIERLKSGHENTWRKTQAVEPD
- a CDS encoding RNB domain-containing ribonuclease → MKIEEFSVPVTQGCIVEYLQNNQAVTAWTMEAQAARLRVLNINQREMKLPLARILPWTGPSFSTSASREEMVLAVKRHNSAREKIAETIDTMELWELAQGEMDTVSLEWLATLLWDKPEPDQLAALGRSLLESKTHFRFAPPFFEIYSEEKVRQREAELAQALEQERLVAVGQSWFKSLWEYFERGRPLPLPPPEEVGQRLRELLMERIGQTSALDGPPVWKKLVAPLPTLEYLPVILAEAWGLVPPHYNYALDQAQYDGTDSWALSHAEEIAGIRDRASRPDPAQTAGVSVDGPSTKDIDDAFDIHETDTGYHLRLILACPARHWPFDSDLDRAVAHRFSSLYFPEGDLHLLPENLGTDVYSLRAGQNRPALILEMDLNFSGEVTAFTPRVTNIRIEENLSYAAVERALSSPGSDPRLDTASALTEILQRRRIALGAVVLLQDEPEIRVSGYPEEVQISMEIKEPHVRAQNLVSEFMILANAQIAFWANDQGLPLLFRTQNIGLPSDSPGVWSSPEDIYRIVRTMGPSLLETTPRRHATIGVPAYAPITSPLRRYSDFMNVAQILHWLDNGRPRWTKGQLDERLPGLVSRAEAVARVQRARPRYWKFLAIRNQGRDHWWPVTIVDASPAQATFSLSGFQLFLRAPKGLFGTKVHPGQSFLVRFARVDPLGNEIKVAEARELDPAEAVDGGHTRESGIDSEPGKIQDQGVSS
- a CDS encoding IMP cyclohydrolase, producing the protein MNDLRKMYQTIQDDPFPQDLTITLGDQTLVFRKRSWNIDGQTKGLRYGENPDQSAALYELKRGTLTLAGRTFRGPSSGLVSSLGETHMLQAGKHPGKTNLTDVDNGINILQYLAAKPAVVILKHNNPCGAAWSDEGPEEALRKAFFADRIAAFGGAVVTNSPITISWAEFATSQYLEVVAAPAYEAGALDILKRKKNLRILEIPNLADLSFLTETPFLDLKSLCDGGLVAQFSFQNRIRTPADFLPARADKDGQTIIARSPDPREAEDLLFAWAVEAGVTSNSVIFVRDGATVAIGTGEQDRVGCVDITIRKAHTKFADILAFERHGLSIYQLRQQAENDEAMHRSLQDIEDETSSAFGGIPGSVLVSDGFFPFRDGVDLAVSQGVTAIAQPGGSIRDFEVIQAVNQADPQVAMTFTGQRSFRH